In the genome of Desulfofarcimen acetoxidans DSM 771, one region contains:
- a CDS encoding respiratory chain complex I subunit 1 family protein: MSDQLVIMGGQIILLLLLAPLVNGIIKKTKALMQCRRGPGIFQPYFDVIKFLKREPVVSDNTSWITLLTPYVCLTAYLTAGSLIPMWVKTGFGFGDLIALTYLFALSRFFLALAGLEPASAFGGMGSSREMMIATLVEPVMVTGLFGLALLAGTTDLAGIRGAGHNPVGLLAFIGLMFVTVAETGRIPVDNPDTHLELTMVHEAMLLEYAGRQVGFLHLAAMVKQTVLLVLLIHLFWPLAAGASPALALLIMIGKVIVLGLALAVIETSMAKMRLFKLPELMAGGATFCLLALLIYCLV; this comes from the coding sequence GTGTCTGATCAATTGGTTATTATGGGCGGGCAAATTATTTTGTTATTGCTCTTGGCGCCTCTGGTGAACGGTATTATTAAGAAAACCAAAGCATTGATGCAATGCAGGCGCGGCCCCGGTATTTTTCAGCCTTATTTTGATGTGATCAAGTTTTTAAAGCGGGAACCGGTGGTATCGGACAATACATCATGGATTACCCTTTTAACCCCGTATGTTTGTTTGACTGCTTACCTGACTGCTGGCAGTTTGATCCCTATGTGGGTGAAGACCGGTTTTGGTTTTGGTGATTTGATTGCTTTAACCTATCTTTTTGCCTTGTCCAGATTCTTTCTTGCTTTAGCAGGCTTGGAACCGGCCAGTGCCTTCGGAGGCATGGGTTCGAGCAGGGAGATGATGATTGCAACTCTGGTTGAACCGGTAATGGTAACAGGTTTATTTGGACTGGCTTTACTGGCTGGAACTACAGATCTGGCAGGCATCAGGGGTGCCGGGCACAATCCGGTGGGTCTGTTGGCTTTTATCGGCTTAATGTTTGTAACGGTAGCGGAAACGGGTCGTATTCCGGTGGATAATCCTGATACACACCTTGAATTGACTATGGTGCACGAAGCTATGCTGTTGGAATATGCCGGGAGACAGGTGGGCTTTTTGCACCTGGCGGCTATGGTTAAACAAACGGTGCTGCTGGTTCTTTTGATACACTTATTTTGGCCTCTGGCTGCAGGTGCTTCTCCGGCTCTGGCACTGTTGATTATGATTGGAAAAGTGATTGTTTTAGGATTGGCTCTGGCTGTGATTGAAACAAGCATGGCCAAGATGAGGTTGTTTAAGCTGCCGGAACTGATGGCAGGGGGAGCTACCTTTTGCCTGCTGGCATTGTTAATTTATTGTTTGGTATAG
- the hyfB gene encoding hydrogenase 4 subunit B, which yields MIGGMQEQLGLMVILLYLSGAILPLLLKTSRKLSLWLGCFLGGAAGLLGLGLGLASLLAPEPWTVNLGTVLPGVVFQIVMDGLSGFFVATISLVVALVSFYSWNYMSIYKTENIAWWSFCYNVFVLSMLLVVTVTNAIMFLIFWELMTLASYFLVTFEYRHQQVRKAGFSYIVMTHLGTVFIMTAFFLMFKGTGGWDFAVLSANSHGLPDAVKSLIFVCALIGFGTKAGIVPLHIWLPLAHPAAPSNVSAVMSGVMLKTAIYGMIRLIIDILGPGPAWWGGVVLAVGVVSAVMGVLYALMEHDMKRLLAFHSVENIGIILMGLGTALIFYAWSMPVAAAVALAAGLFHVLNHAIFKSLLFLGTGSVYYTTHSKDIEELGGLIKKMPQTALLFLVGAISISAIPPFNGFASEYQIYQSLLGMSYQKVSAFWSIAGVLSGVALALTGALAAACFVKAFGISFLALPRTKKAAAAEEVPFLMRISMAPLAVLCLLFGVAPGLVLNNITPLIEQLVPGTPLPEIATYNMNLTLLLVLVGVFLFVASKLTGAKKVRRTETWGCGIELTAEMEYTAASFSQPVRRTYRAILQPKRKVKNNYRLLPYFDFHIHFDEHVRPVIEDFLYNPLRKTIIKTSKIWQHIQSGSINLYLGYIFITLVVLLVWAR from the coding sequence ATGATTGGTGGTATGCAAGAGCAGTTAGGATTAATGGTTATTCTTCTGTACCTTTCAGGGGCTATTCTCCCATTGCTGCTCAAGACCAGCCGAAAACTGTCCCTGTGGCTGGGCTGCTTTTTAGGAGGGGCCGCCGGTTTACTGGGTTTGGGATTGGGTCTGGCATCGTTGTTGGCACCCGAACCCTGGACCGTTAATCTGGGAACGGTTTTGCCGGGAGTTGTTTTTCAGATTGTTATGGACGGGTTAAGCGGTTTTTTTGTGGCTACAATTTCGCTGGTTGTAGCTCTGGTAAGCTTTTATTCCTGGAATTATATGAGTATTTATAAAACTGAGAATATTGCCTGGTGGAGTTTTTGCTATAATGTTTTTGTTTTGTCCATGCTTTTGGTGGTAACTGTCACCAATGCCATCATGTTTCTTATTTTCTGGGAACTAATGACTCTAGCTTCTTATTTTCTGGTTACTTTTGAATATCGCCACCAGCAGGTGCGCAAAGCCGGTTTTAGTTATATTGTCATGACGCACCTCGGCACAGTTTTTATTATGACAGCTTTCTTTTTGATGTTTAAAGGTACCGGGGGATGGGATTTTGCTGTTTTGTCCGCTAACAGCCATGGTTTGCCGGACGCAGTAAAGAGCCTGATTTTTGTTTGCGCATTAATCGGTTTTGGGACTAAAGCCGGTATTGTTCCGCTGCATATCTGGCTGCCGTTGGCGCACCCGGCTGCTCCCAGCAATGTATCCGCGGTGATGAGCGGTGTTATGTTGAAAACGGCTATATACGGTATGATTCGTCTGATTATTGATATTTTAGGTCCGGGCCCTGCCTGGTGGGGCGGTGTAGTACTGGCAGTCGGCGTAGTTTCAGCTGTCATGGGTGTTTTATATGCTTTGATGGAACATGACATGAAGCGGCTTCTGGCTTTTCACAGTGTGGAGAATATAGGCATTATTCTGATGGGCTTAGGGACAGCGCTTATTTTTTATGCCTGGTCTATGCCTGTTGCCGCCGCTGTTGCCCTGGCGGCCGGGCTGTTTCATGTGCTGAATCACGCTATTTTTAAAAGCCTTTTGTTTTTGGGGACTGGCTCGGTCTATTATACAACTCACAGCAAGGATATTGAGGAATTGGGCGGGCTGATTAAAAAAATGCCGCAAACAGCACTGCTTTTTCTGGTCGGAGCTATATCTATATCAGCTATACCTCCGTTTAACGGTTTTGCCAGTGAATATCAAATATATCAATCTTTATTGGGTATGTCTTATCAAAAAGTATCTGCGTTCTGGAGTATTGCCGGTGTTTTATCCGGAGTTGCTCTGGCTTTGACAGGCGCTTTAGCTGCAGCCTGTTTTGTTAAGGCCTTTGGAATCAGCTTTCTGGCACTGCCCAGAACAAAAAAGGCGGCCGCGGCTGAGGAAGTACCCTTTTTGATGAGAATAAGTATGGCCCCTCTGGCTGTGTTATGTCTGCTTTTCGGTGTTGCCCCGGGATTGGTATTGAATAATATAACGCCTTTAATCGAACAACTGGTGCCTGGAACGCCACTGCCTGAAATTGCGACTTACAATATGAATTTAACTTTGCTGCTTGTATTGGTCGGTGTTTTTCTCTTTGTTGCCAGTAAGCTGACGGGGGCCAAGAAAGTCAGGCGGACCGAAACCTGGGGCTGCGGCATAGAATTAACCGCCGAGATGGAATATACCGCTGCTTCCTTTTCTCAGCCTGTGCGCAGGACTTATCGTGCAATTCTACAGCCTAAAAGGAAGGTGAAAAACAATTACCGGTTGTTGCCTTATTTCGATTTCCATATTCACTTTGATGAACATGTTAGACCGGTTATTGAGGATTTCTTATATAATCCCTTGAGAAAAACGATTATTAAAACCTCAAAAATATGGCAGCATATTCAGAGCGGGAGTATAAATTTATATCTCGGCTATATCTTTATAACGCTGGTAGTTTTGCTGGTTTGGGCCAGATAG
- a CDS encoding mannose-1-phosphate guanyltransferase: MKAIIMAGGEGSRLRPLTCGRPKPMVPVLNKPVMCHIIDLLKQHGITDIGVTLQYMPEAIKDYFGSGSQFGVNISYFVEESPLGTAGSVKNAGNFLDETFLVISGDALTDLNLSKAIEFHRNQCSDATILLTRVDCPLEYGVVITEENGRIRRFLEKPSWGEVFSDTVNTGIYILEPGVLDYFNQGQVFDFSKDLFPRLLKDKKPLFGLVQQGYWCDIGNLRQYLQAHYDALSGKVKISIPGKEIAQGVWVGKGALISDSVEMEGPLLIGENCHIGKGVKLGSCSVIGEGCVLKEGTSVKRSVIWNHVFTGSGAAVRGAVLCSRVQVQANAQIYEGAVIGDDSVIREHGMIKPDVKLWPNKLVDMGSVVQSSLIWGTRLPKKIFGLEGITGQVNVDITPEYACRAGAAFGSCRGAGAMVVVSCDNYPSSGMIKDALVAGLQSAGVKVFDLGIGVTPMHRMAVRFMAANGGIHVKKSPWHEEKTSMLFTDSRGGNISRGEERKLENIFMREDFQRADISRLNKPQSVHGMPEAYIQSIARQAHIALLADAGLRIVMIYDNTNLERFIAPLFKELNIDLLDNCQEELAEEGSWYNCQSVLPQLSKSVVEQNADLGVILDPNADSLLLLDGSGRVIKDELLTALIALVILKEQGGSVVVPITAPRIIETLAGQYSGQVIRTKTAVQDFLEQILQLENQEPGSRVRGISQFFMHFDALSALVRIMSFCVENDISLAELVDEIPDFFLDKKEVAVPWEAKGTVIRKLVENPPEEHLELLDGVKVYHPEGWALVLPDPDKPICRVLSEGTSMEIAESLTDMYVNKISEIVGAAV; the protein is encoded by the coding sequence ATGAAAGCAATTATTATGGCCGGCGGGGAAGGTTCCCGGTTAAGACCTCTTACTTGCGGTCGCCCTAAACCGATGGTTCCGGTATTAAATAAGCCGGTTATGTGTCATATTATAGATTTGCTCAAGCAGCACGGTATCACGGATATAGGTGTGACTCTACAGTATATGCCGGAAGCTATAAAAGATTATTTTGGCAGCGGTTCTCAGTTCGGTGTGAATATAAGCTATTTTGTGGAAGAATCTCCTTTGGGTACGGCAGGAAGTGTTAAAAACGCAGGCAACTTTTTGGATGAAACCTTTTTGGTAATCAGTGGGGATGCACTGACTGATCTGAACCTGTCAAAAGCTATAGAGTTTCATCGCAATCAGTGCTCGGATGCCACCATTTTATTGACCAGGGTTGATTGTCCTTTGGAGTATGGAGTGGTGATTACTGAAGAAAACGGCCGCATCAGGCGGTTTCTGGAGAAGCCCAGTTGGGGAGAAGTTTTCAGTGATACGGTTAATACCGGTATTTATATTTTGGAACCAGGTGTTTTGGATTATTTTAATCAGGGTCAGGTATTTGATTTCAGTAAAGACCTCTTTCCCAGGCTGTTAAAGGACAAGAAGCCTCTGTTTGGTCTTGTGCAGCAGGGTTATTGGTGTGATATCGGAAACCTGCGGCAGTACCTGCAGGCGCATTATGATGCGCTGTCCGGCAAGGTTAAGATAAGTATACCGGGAAAAGAAATTGCGCAGGGCGTGTGGGTTGGGAAAGGCGCATTAATAAGTGACAGCGTTGAAATGGAAGGCCCTCTGCTTATAGGTGAGAATTGCCATATAGGCAAAGGGGTAAAACTGGGTTCCTGCAGTGTAATAGGTGAAGGGTGTGTATTAAAAGAGGGTACTTCGGTGAAGCGAAGTGTTATCTGGAATCATGTTTTTACAGGTTCCGGGGCGGCGGTTCGCGGCGCTGTCCTGTGCAGCAGGGTGCAGGTGCAGGCTAACGCGCAGATTTATGAAGGAGCGGTAATAGGAGATGACTCTGTCATCAGGGAACACGGCATGATTAAACCGGATGTTAAGCTGTGGCCAAACAAATTAGTGGATATGGGATCGGTCGTTCAAAGCAGTTTAATCTGGGGCACCAGGCTGCCTAAGAAGATATTTGGGTTGGAGGGGATTACCGGACAGGTTAATGTAGATATTACGCCGGAGTATGCCTGCCGGGCAGGCGCGGCCTTTGGTTCCTGTCGTGGGGCAGGTGCCATGGTTGTGGTTAGCTGCGATAATTATCCCTCATCCGGAATGATTAAAGACGCTCTCGTGGCAGGTTTGCAGTCTGCCGGAGTAAAAGTTTTCGACCTGGGAATTGGGGTAACCCCCATGCACCGCATGGCAGTGCGTTTTATGGCGGCTAACGGCGGCATTCATGTCAAAAAATCTCCCTGGCATGAGGAAAAAACAAGTATGCTTTTTACTGACAGCCGGGGAGGCAACATTTCGCGTGGCGAAGAACGCAAACTGGAAAACATTTTTATGCGAGAAGATTTTCAACGGGCGGATATTAGCAGGTTGAACAAACCACAATCAGTGCATGGCATGCCGGAGGCTTATATACAGTCCATTGCCAGGCAGGCGCATATTGCTTTACTTGCTGATGCTGGGCTGCGGATAGTTATGATTTATGATAATACGAATTTGGAAAGATTTATTGCACCTTTATTCAAAGAACTTAATATCGATCTGCTGGATAACTGCCAGGAGGAGCTTGCTGAGGAAGGAAGCTGGTATAATTGCCAGTCTGTTTTGCCGCAATTATCAAAAAGTGTAGTGGAACAAAATGCTGATCTGGGAGTCATACTTGATCCCAATGCTGACAGCCTGTTGTTGCTGGATGGCTCAGGAAGGGTGATTAAGGATGAGTTGTTGACAGCTCTGATTGCCCTGGTAATCTTGAAAGAGCAAGGTGGCTCGGTAGTGGTGCCGATTACAGCTCCTCGTATTATCGAAACTCTGGCCGGACAATATAGCGGGCAGGTGATAAGAACCAAAACAGCGGTGCAGGATTTTCTGGAGCAAATATTGCAGTTGGAGAATCAGGAGCCTGGCAGCAGGGTGAGGGGTATTTCACAATTCTTTATGCATTTTGATGCCTTATCCGCGCTGGTAAGAATAATGAGTTTTTGCGTTGAGAATGATATCAGCTTGGCTGAGCTGGTGGATGAGATCCCTGATTTCTTTCTGGACAAGAAAGAAGTGGCTGTACCCTGGGAGGCAAAAGGTACTGTTATCAGAAAACTTGTGGAAAATCCGCCTGAAGAACACTTGGAACTGTTGGATGGTGTTAAGGTTTATCATCCCGAGGGTTGGGCACTGGTATTGCCGGATCCTGATAAACCGATTTGCCGTGTCTTATCTGAGGGGACCTCTATGGAAATCGCTGAATCGCTAACCGACATGTATGTTAATAAGATAAGTGAGATTGTCGGTGCAGCTGTTTAA
- a CDS encoding sigma-54-dependent transcriptional regulator, whose translation MIPRILVIDDEEKMCWALDRALSHEGYQVITSTEGLQGIALAQEIEPSIVILDLWLPDIDGMEALRKIKEINAGMPVIMLTAHGTIETAIEAMKLGANDYITKPFKLDELKVLLKQALHVHQLETEVDFLRQELSSKYGRMIGQSDSTKEVASLIRQVAKTNTTVLITGESGTGKEVAAVEIHNASNRSDKPFIAVNCAALPEHLLESELFGHEKGAFTGALNKKKGRFEIADKGTIFLDEIGEMPISMQVKFLRVLQERSFERLGGTETISVDVRIIAATNSDLSLAIARGAFREDLYYRLNVMRINLPPLRVRKDDIPLLVNHFLGKFDTSHSKKISPEAMKLLIRYNWPGNIRELQNVIERALIFCQGSEIQPAHLPREILDNIEEYETPVLNLPESGISLTELEKHLIIKALEKHNRNQTKTAKYLGISRATLLYRMQKYGINL comes from the coding sequence TTGATACCTCGTATATTGGTAATTGATGATGAAGAAAAAATGTGCTGGGCTTTGGACAGAGCCCTGAGTCACGAGGGCTACCAGGTAATAACCAGCACGGAAGGCCTGCAAGGAATTGCTCTGGCGCAAGAAATTGAACCTTCCATCGTTATTCTTGACTTATGGCTGCCTGATATTGATGGAATGGAAGCTCTGCGCAAAATCAAAGAAATTAATGCCGGTATGCCCGTAATCATGCTGACAGCCCACGGTACAATTGAGACGGCTATCGAAGCTATGAAGCTAGGCGCCAATGACTATATCACCAAGCCGTTTAAACTGGATGAGCTAAAGGTGCTGTTGAAACAGGCTTTACATGTTCACCAGTTAGAAACAGAAGTCGATTTTTTACGACAGGAATTGAGCAGCAAATATGGCAGAATGATCGGTCAGAGCGACTCTACCAAAGAGGTAGCCTCCCTTATACGGCAGGTGGCGAAAACAAATACCACTGTTTTAATTACCGGGGAAAGCGGTACCGGAAAAGAAGTTGCGGCAGTTGAGATTCATAATGCCAGCAACCGCTCGGACAAACCTTTTATCGCGGTAAACTGCGCTGCTTTACCGGAACATCTTCTGGAGAGTGAGTTGTTCGGCCATGAAAAAGGTGCCTTTACCGGAGCGTTAAACAAGAAGAAAGGACGTTTTGAAATAGCGGACAAGGGTACTATTTTCTTAGATGAAATCGGCGAAATGCCTATTAGCATGCAGGTTAAATTTTTAAGGGTTTTACAGGAGAGATCTTTTGAAAGATTGGGTGGGACTGAAACCATATCCGTGGATGTGAGGATTATTGCCGCCACTAATTCAGACCTGTCTCTGGCTATAGCCAGAGGAGCTTTTAGAGAAGATCTTTACTACCGGCTAAACGTAATGAGGATTAATCTGCCTCCTTTAAGGGTCAGAAAAGATGATATTCCGTTGCTGGTCAATCACTTTTTAGGTAAATTTGACACTTCCCACAGCAAAAAAATCTCACCCGAGGCCATGAAGCTGCTTATCCGATATAACTGGCCCGGAAATATAAGAGAACTGCAAAATGTTATAGAAAGAGCTTTAATCTTTTGCCAGGGGTCTGAAATTCAGCCTGCGCATTTACCCAGAGAGATACTGGACAATATTGAGGAATATGAAACACCTGTGCTAAACCTCCCGGAAAGCGGCATATCCCTTACGGAATTAGAGAAACACTTAATTATTAAAGCTCTGGAGAAACACAACCGCAACCAAACCAAAACGGCTAAATATTTAGGCATTTCCCGGGCCACGCTGCTTTACCGGATGCAAAAATATGGTATTAATTTATAG
- a CDS encoding ATP-binding protein, which translates to MINLKFQQYFSFFHEKSLTNQIIIITAAIMLIPLAALIYDISFASRTDKVVFLDKEKRLESLVNSAKEEYIKNLVNTESDTQALAQTVLHKTFVNVIQPYVPANTGIRFGLYVPDSNKITVLGFLHNYRNLSPEEETIREKDIFKKTKSGLVATQMSKEPLFRITGTWDDQVVEYICPVIVQNKLIAVMWAGERLNPIFYQNSYFRKLVRYFIIFVLALGIAGTLFIVRNITTGVNRLKRGLQDMEKDIHLLLPEMSGELGQVAAAINKMAVALSEKERLENQLRQSEHLIALGRLATGVAHELRNPAGIIKTLAELMHNEYSLVTGIEEFTRSIEEQVDRQNTVIQELLDFGRPSKCAFKKCSVNDLLTGVLSFSSAMLRKQNITVHLAFQESIPLIWVDTEKLKQVFVNLIVNAAEAMPDGGMMEITTTCKDKFLSIQFKDSGEGISPELKTLIFDPFYTTKATGTGLGLPICYQNLNMHGGTIKVDSIRGQGAIFTIILPVEQNHFKGGGQVDTSYIGN; encoded by the coding sequence ATGATTAACCTGAAATTTCAACAATATTTTTCCTTCTTTCACGAAAAAAGCCTTACGAATCAAATTATAATTATTACTGCCGCCATTATGCTTATTCCGCTTGCGGCTTTAATCTATGATATTTCCTTTGCCTCCCGCACAGATAAAGTAGTTTTCTTGGATAAAGAGAAAAGATTGGAATCCCTGGTCAACAGCGCTAAAGAGGAATATATTAAGAATCTTGTCAATACTGAAAGCGACACGCAGGCGCTGGCTCAAACAGTCCTGCATAAAACATTTGTTAATGTCATACAGCCCTATGTGCCGGCCAATACAGGTATTCGCTTCGGTCTCTATGTCCCGGATTCCAATAAAATAACAGTCTTAGGCTTTCTGCATAATTACCGCAATCTATCGCCTGAAGAAGAAACCATAAGAGAAAAAGATATTTTTAAGAAAACAAAATCAGGTTTGGTGGCAACCCAAATGAGCAAAGAACCTCTTTTTAGAATTACCGGTACCTGGGACGACCAGGTAGTGGAATATATTTGCCCCGTAATAGTTCAAAACAAGCTGATTGCAGTCATGTGGGCAGGAGAAAGACTAAATCCCATATTCTATCAGAACAGTTACTTCAGAAAACTGGTACGCTATTTTATAATTTTCGTGCTGGCCCTGGGCATTGCCGGCACCTTATTCATTGTGCGCAATATCACCACAGGAGTCAACCGGTTGAAACGCGGCCTGCAGGATATGGAGAAGGATATTCACCTGCTGCTGCCGGAAATGAGCGGAGAATTGGGACAAGTAGCAGCAGCAATAAATAAAATGGCTGTGGCACTATCTGAAAAAGAAAGATTAGAAAACCAACTGAGACAATCCGAACACCTGATAGCCTTGGGACGTTTAGCCACAGGAGTTGCGCACGAACTTAGAAATCCGGCCGGTATTATAAAAACCCTGGCAGAGTTGATGCATAATGAATATTCACTGGTGACGGGCATTGAGGAATTCACCAGATCTATAGAGGAGCAGGTTGACCGCCAAAATACTGTCATACAGGAATTGCTTGATTTTGGCCGGCCAAGCAAATGCGCATTTAAGAAATGTTCGGTTAACGACTTGTTGACCGGCGTCCTATCCTTTTCCAGCGCCATGTTGAGAAAACAAAATATAACAGTTCACCTGGCCTTTCAAGAGTCAATACCGCTAATTTGGGTAGATACAGAGAAATTAAAACAAGTCTTCGTTAACCTCATTGTTAATGCCGCCGAAGCCATGCCTGATGGTGGAATGATGGAAATAACGACTACTTGCAAGGATAAATTCCTATCCATTCAATTCAAGGATTCAGGTGAAGGCATTTCCCCTGAGCTGAAGACATTAATCTTTGATCCCTTTTATACCACTAAAGCAACAGGAACAGGGCTGGGCCTGCCTATTTGCTATCAAAACCTGAATATGCATGGAGGAACTATTAAAGTTGACAGCATCCGGGGACAAGGCGCAATTTTCACCATCATACTTCCCGTAGAGCAAAATCATTTTAAAGGGGGCGGTCAAGTTGATACCTCGTATATTGGTAATTGA
- a CDS encoding NADH-quinone oxidoreductase subunit K: MLVVDFLAVVFLMSGLLMLAGKSIPNNINLLAVQSLALSSMAFYMGYNQGANGTHMFLVGGLTLLIKVVILPWVLFKLVYSVKVDREASLSVGLIPSILIGILLIGLSYDYAVPVLLEELPGGHLLSAALSTVLLGCFFMISRRTAISQLIGIVVMENGLFLCAVAVTGGMPLIIELGIFFDVLVGALVMGIMTYQIRGTFDTLDTKYLNKLKG; this comes from the coding sequence GTGCTTGTAGTTGATTTTTTGGCAGTGGTTTTTCTGATGTCAGGCTTATTAATGCTGGCCGGCAAGAGTATTCCGAATAATATAAATCTGCTGGCTGTTCAGTCCCTGGCTTTAAGCAGCATGGCTTTCTATATGGGTTATAACCAGGGTGCAAATGGTACACATATGTTTTTAGTGGGCGGGTTGACCCTGCTAATCAAGGTGGTTATTCTGCCCTGGGTGCTCTTTAAGCTGGTTTACAGCGTTAAGGTTGACCGGGAAGCTTCCCTTTCCGTGGGTTTGATTCCTTCTATTTTAATAGGCATATTATTAATAGGTCTTTCTTATGACTATGCAGTACCTGTTCTGCTGGAGGAACTCCCCGGAGGTCACCTGCTTTCAGCCGCTCTATCCACAGTTTTGCTGGGCTGTTTTTTTATGATCAGCAGGCGAACCGCTATAAGCCAGTTAATTGGTATAGTAGTTATGGAAAACGGGTTGTTTTTGTGCGCTGTTGCTGTTACCGGAGGCATGCCTCTGATTATTGAACTGGGTATTTTCTTTGACGTTTTAGTCGGTGCTTTAGTCATGGGTATAATGACTTATCAGATAAGAGGAACTTTTGATACTCTTGATACTAAATATTTGAATAAATTAAAGGGGTGA
- a CDS encoding carbohydrate-binding protein: MIPKSRYGEGVGRLKVMHDADYPGGVSVDPTPITAGQKTYILYNGLLAKSGAHEVYLHMGYGDAGKWHGVKEVRMEHTGWGFAKEFEAPFDNNLNFCFRDNANNWDNNNGYNWTFQIHNGKM, translated from the coding sequence TTGATTCCGAAATCAAGATACGGCGAGGGTGTTGGTCGCTTAAAAGTCATGCATGACGCTGATTATCCGGGTGGGGTGAGTGTAGACCCTACACCCATTACCGCGGGTCAAAAAACTTATATTTTGTACAATGGGTTGCTGGCTAAAAGCGGAGCGCATGAAGTATACCTGCATATGGGCTATGGTGATGCCGGGAAATGGCATGGAGTCAAAGAAGTCCGTATGGAGCATACAGGTTGGGGTTTTGCCAAAGAATTTGAAGCACCTTTCGACAATAACTTAAACTTTTGTTTCAGGGATAACGCAAATAACTGGGATAATAACAACGGGTACAACTGGACTTTCCAAATTCATAACGGCAAAATGTAA
- a CDS encoding glycosyltransferase family 4 protein, whose amino-acid sequence MRVLMLSWEYPPKSVGGLAQHVYDLTSALIKEETEVFLLTCGSPGAPEYEQINGVHVYRINPYQVSSPDFITWVMQLNVAMLERAIPLINDLRDIQIVHAHDWLVAYAARALKHAHQVPMVVTIHATEYGRNNGLHNDLQRHISDIEWWLCYEAWRVICCSFYMKNELSYVFQIPQDKLKVIPNGVNPENFVLKESRLSRDDYAAPDEKIIFYVGRLVREKGVQVLLEAMPDILSRQEKTKLIIAGKGPHEAQLREQAVRMGIAHRVYFTGYINDEVRNALYHWADVAVFPSLYEPFGIVALEAMAAKTPVVVTDNGGLSEIVIHGVDGLKAYCGNSRSLADNILPILQQRKLAATLRDNAYRKVVKDFNWSKIAKNTIQVYKEVLKEHRMSNWSGQDNMQGVIDRFSRLFGNARTS is encoded by the coding sequence ATGCGAGTATTGATGTTATCCTGGGAATATCCGCCCAAGTCTGTTGGCGGGCTGGCTCAGCATGTTTACGATCTAACCTCCGCTCTGATTAAAGAGGAAACGGAGGTCTTTTTACTGACTTGCGGTTCGCCGGGAGCACCGGAATATGAGCAGATAAATGGCGTGCACGTATACAGGATAAACCCTTACCAGGTATCCAGTCCTGATTTTATAACCTGGGTAATGCAGTTAAACGTAGCCATGCTGGAGCGGGCGATTCCTTTAATCAATGATTTGCGCGATATACAAATTGTACATGCTCATGATTGGTTGGTGGCATATGCCGCCAGGGCGTTAAAGCATGCTCACCAGGTGCCTATGGTGGTTACTATTCATGCTACGGAATACGGGCGAAATAACGGTCTGCACAATGATTTGCAAAGGCATATCAGTGATATTGAGTGGTGGTTGTGTTATGAGGCTTGGCGCGTAATTTGCTGCAGTTTTTATATGAAAAATGAGTTGAGCTATGTGTTTCAAATCCCTCAGGATAAGCTCAAAGTAATTCCTAACGGTGTTAATCCGGAAAACTTTGTGCTTAAGGAAAGCAGGCTTTCCAGAGATGATTATGCCGCGCCGGATGAAAAAATCATTTTTTATGTGGGCAGGCTGGTACGGGAAAAGGGTGTTCAGGTTCTCCTGGAGGCAATGCCGGATATTTTGAGCCGGCAAGAAAAAACTAAACTCATAATAGCCGGAAAAGGTCCTCATGAGGCTCAATTGCGTGAACAGGCGGTACGGATGGGCATAGCGCACAGGGTTTATTTTACCGGCTACATAAATGACGAGGTTAGAAATGCTCTTTACCATTGGGCCGATGTGGCTGTTTTTCCCAGTCTTTACGAGCCTTTCGGGATAGTTGCTCTGGAAGCGATGGCTGCCAAAACCCCGGTAGTTGTAACGGATAACGGCGGACTAAGCGAGATAGTAATACACGGTGTGGATGGCTTGAAAGCCTACTGCGGCAACAGTCGTTCTCTGGCCGATAATATTTTGCCCATCCTCCAGCAGCGTAAACTGGCTGCGACACTTAGAGATAATGCCTATAGAAAAGTGGTAAAAGATTTTAATTGGTCTAAAATAGCTAAAAATACTATTCAAGTGTATAAGGAAGTTTTGAAAGAGCACCGAATGTCAAACTGGTCGGGACAAGATAACATGCAGGGTGTAATTGACCGTTTCAGCCGTTTATTTGGTAATGCCAGGACAAGTTGA